The Halobellus sp. MBLA0158 genome has a window encoding:
- a CDS encoding 2-hydroxyacid dehydrogenase yields the protein MTDRPTVYVTRAIPDAGLDRLRERYEVVVWEEKLPPGKSHIESQLREHDAEGLLCLLSDEIDDDVLNASPDLAVVSTYSVGYDHVDLAAAAERDIAVGHTPGVLTETTADLAWSLLMACARRTVEGHDYVAADEWEAWVPTLLMGADVHGATLGIVGLGDIGAATARRAAGFDMDVLYTGRSRKPDRETELVEHGVDATYVDLEDLLTESDFVSLHVPLTEETEGLIGEAELETMAEDAVLVNTARGEVVDTDALDAALDAGEIGRAGLDVTDPEPLPADHRLLRHAPEKLVVTPHIGSSSVATRGRMAEMAAANVEAGIEGEPLPNSALSDAGLE from the coding sequence ATGACAGACAGACCGACGGTGTACGTGACGCGGGCGATCCCGGACGCGGGGCTCGACCGACTCCGCGAGCGGTACGAGGTCGTCGTCTGGGAGGAGAAGCTCCCGCCAGGGAAGTCCCACATCGAGTCCCAACTCCGCGAGCACGACGCGGAGGGGCTGCTCTGTCTGCTCTCCGACGAGATCGACGACGACGTGTTGAACGCCTCGCCCGATCTGGCGGTCGTCAGCACGTACTCGGTCGGCTACGACCACGTCGACCTCGCGGCCGCCGCCGAGCGGGACATCGCCGTCGGCCACACGCCGGGCGTCCTGACCGAGACGACGGCCGACCTCGCGTGGTCGCTCCTGATGGCCTGCGCTCGGCGGACCGTCGAGGGCCACGACTACGTCGCGGCCGACGAGTGGGAGGCCTGGGTGCCGACGCTCCTGATGGGCGCGGACGTCCACGGCGCCACCCTCGGGATCGTCGGCCTCGGGGACATCGGCGCCGCCACGGCGCGGCGCGCCGCGGGCTTCGATATGGACGTCCTGTACACCGGGCGGAGCCGCAAGCCCGACCGCGAGACGGAGCTCGTCGAGCACGGCGTCGACGCGACGTACGTCGATCTCGAGGACCTCCTGACGGAGAGCGACTTCGTCTCGCTTCACGTCCCCCTGACCGAGGAGACCGAGGGCCTCATCGGCGAGGCCGAGCTGGAAACGATGGCCGAAGACGCCGTCCTGGTCAACACCGCCCGCGGCGAGGTCGTCGACACCGACGCCCTCGACGCCGCGCTCGACGCGGGGGAGATCGGCCGGGCCGGACTGGACGTCACCGACCCCGAGCCGCTCCCGGCCGACCACCGGCTGCTGCGACACGCGCCCGAGAAGCTCGTCGTGACGCCGCACATCGGGAGTTCGAGCGTCGCGACGCGGGGCCGGATGGCCGAGATGGCCGCCGCGAACGTCGAGGCGGGCATCGAGGGCGAACCGCTCCCGAACTCGGCGCTGTCGGACGCGGGCCTCGAA
- a CDS encoding 4-carboxy-4-hydroxy-2-oxoadipate aldolase/oxaloacetate decarboxylase — MHTIEHDIERPDRDVVAAFEEIPSTIVSDVTGNVGITMDPGIRPASDGIEMAGTAITVKAAPGDNLIIHKAITMAEPGDVLVIDCDGYVGTGHVGELMCTSCKANDLAGLVIDGGYRDSREIAEMAFPVYGRGVNPQGPLKQDPGSVNVTVSCGGVSVDPGDIVVGDDDGLAVIPGDGAERVLELAREKLDAEDTTREEIEDGTYLFDLKGYDELFEELEVVGPEDSIQ, encoded by the coding sequence ATGCACACGATCGAACACGACATCGAGCGACCCGACCGCGACGTCGTCGCGGCCTTCGAGGAGATCCCGAGCACCATCGTCTCCGACGTCACCGGGAACGTCGGCATCACGATGGATCCCGGGATCCGCCCCGCCTCCGACGGCATCGAGATGGCGGGGACCGCGATCACCGTCAAGGCCGCTCCGGGCGACAATCTGATCATTCACAAGGCGATCACGATGGCCGAGCCGGGCGACGTCCTCGTGATCGACTGCGACGGCTACGTCGGCACCGGCCACGTGGGCGAACTGATGTGTACCTCCTGCAAGGCGAACGACCTGGCGGGGCTCGTCATCGACGGCGGCTACCGGGACAGCCGCGAGATCGCCGAGATGGCGTTCCCCGTCTACGGCCGCGGCGTGAACCCCCAGGGGCCGCTGAAGCAGGACCCCGGCTCGGTCAACGTCACGGTCTCCTGCGGCGGCGTCAGCGTCGATCCGGGCGACATCGTCGTCGGCGACGACGACGGGCTGGCCGTCATCCCCGGCGACGGCGCCGAGCGCGTCCTCGAACTCGCCCGCGAGAAGCTCGACGCCGAAGACACGACCCGCGAAGAGATCGAAGACGGCACGTACCTCTTCGACCTGAAGGGCTACGACGAGCTGTTCGAGGAACTGGAAGTCGTCGGGCCCGAGGACTCGATCCAGTAG
- a CDS encoding IclR family transcriptional regulator, which translates to MTDPDESDARGLKSVERAFDVIEFLRDSGGATLSETADALDLAVSTAHIHLSTLVDTGYLVRDGDEYRCSFEFLRTGGDRRDGMALYRAAKPELDELRDETGEHTNVMVEERGYSVQLYKSESPESIDDDASLGDHFYLHLTATGKAILAEFDDERVSEVLDRRGMPANTEDTITDEAVLREELETIRERGYSINRGEHFPGVCAIGTAIVSEPDGAIGAISISGPRSRLTSERIETELAPALLNKKNIIELKIRQYE; encoded by the coding sequence ATGACTGACCCGGACGAATCGGACGCACGCGGACTGAAGAGCGTCGAGCGGGCTTTCGACGTGATTGAATTTCTCCGGGACTCCGGCGGGGCGACGCTCTCGGAGACGGCCGACGCGCTCGACCTGGCGGTGAGCACGGCCCACATCCACCTCTCGACGCTCGTCGACACGGGCTATCTCGTCCGCGACGGCGACGAGTATCGCTGTAGCTTCGAGTTCCTGCGGACCGGCGGCGACCGGCGGGACGGGATGGCGCTCTACCGGGCGGCGAAGCCCGAACTCGACGAACTCCGCGACGAGACCGGCGAGCACACGAACGTGATGGTCGAAGAGCGGGGCTACTCGGTGCAGCTCTACAAGTCCGAGAGCCCGGAATCCATCGACGACGATGCCTCGCTCGGCGACCACTTCTATCTCCACCTGACCGCCACCGGGAAAGCGATCCTCGCGGAGTTCGACGACGAGCGGGTCTCCGAAGTGCTCGACCGGCGCGGGATGCCGGCCAACACGGAGGATACGATCACCGACGAGGCGGTCCTCCGGGAGGAACTGGAGACGATCCGCGAGCGGGGCTACTCGATCAACCGCGGCGAGCACTTCCCCGGCGTCTGTGCCATCGGGACGGCGATCGTCTCCGAGCCCGACGGCGCCATCGGCGCCATCAGCATCAGCGGCCCGCGGAGTCGGCTCACGAGCGAACGGATCGAGACGGAGCTCGCGCCGGCGCTCCTCAACAAGAAGAACATCATCGAGCTGAAAATCCGTCAGTACGAGTAG
- a CDS encoding NAD-dependent epimerase/dehydratase family protein: MEAQNVLVTGPFGEAGEAILNHLAEKEQYDFTYLNRSDHPDYETHVADIADYEAIRPAFDGQDAVIHLAAQSDAGADFEDIIEPNIVGTYNVLQAMKDADVPKLIYASSQRVMGLYEEDHAPDLYDEDYPSEHDPFRLTHESLPKPDGYYGASKMFGEHICRTHARRDGAPEQVYSLRISSVRTAEYDHPYGDAERGVDRGDEHKVDEDEVWDQSQTGSWERGSEEYEEMVKRLKASWTSQRDFAHLLECCLEDDDVTYDAFYAVSGNDARWFDIEHAQAVLGYEPKDNGGEWDSPPE, translated from the coding sequence ATGGAAGCCCAGAACGTCCTTGTGACGGGTCCGTTCGGCGAGGCGGGAGAGGCCATCCTCAATCACCTGGCCGAGAAGGAACAGTACGACTTCACCTACCTGAACCGGAGCGACCACCCCGACTACGAGACGCACGTCGCGGACATCGCCGACTACGAGGCGATCCGGCCGGCGTTCGACGGACAGGACGCGGTGATCCACCTCGCCGCGCAGTCCGACGCGGGTGCCGACTTCGAGGACATCATCGAGCCGAACATCGTGGGGACCTACAACGTCCTCCAGGCGATGAAGGACGCCGACGTCCCGAAGCTCATCTACGCGTCCTCACAGCGTGTGATGGGCCTCTACGAGGAGGACCACGCTCCCGACCTCTACGACGAGGACTACCCGAGCGAGCACGATCCGTTCCGTCTCACACACGAGTCGCTGCCGAAGCCCGACGGCTACTACGGCGCCTCCAAGATGTTCGGCGAGCACATCTGCCGGACGCACGCGCGCCGCGACGGCGCCCCCGAGCAGGTCTACTCGCTGCGGATTTCGAGCGTGCGGACCGCCGAGTACGACCACCCCTACGGCGACGCCGAGCGCGGGGTCGACCGCGGCGACGAGCACAAGGTCGACGAGGACGAGGTGTGGGACCAGTCCCAGACCGGCTCGTGGGAGCGCGGCAGCGAGGAGTACGAGGAGATGGTAAAGCGGCTTAAGGCCTCCTGGACCTCCCAGCGGGACTTCGCGCACCTGCTGGAGTGCTGTCTCGAAGACGACGACGTCACCTACGACGCGTTCTACGCGGTCAGCGGCAACGACGCGCGGTGGTTCGACATCGAGCACGCCCAGGCCGTCCTCGGCTACGAGCCGAAGGACAACGGCGGCGAGTGGGACAGCCCGCCGGAGTGA
- a CDS encoding phosphoadenosine phosphosulfate reductase family protein, translated as MSDEFPDYLDVDYTDGEGETPEDYPTIQDKIEKAIEVTKRGLEEYRNPAVMWTGGKDSTLTLYFIKEVAEKYDLETPPAVFIDHYQHFDEIHDFVDHWAEEWDLDVVYARNEDVGAYVDEHDLEPGDDIPVSELSEHNQHHVRNLLEYEEDTFPFLLDTYVGNHLLKTVALNDVLESEDIDGVISGVRWDEQEARADETFFSPRHDPDIYPPHDRIQPILQFDEASVWEAFWHFVVPDTVEDYPDDGYVPQGADDLPNGLAMDDIPVSPKYFAGFRSLGSEVSTDKTTEEPAWLQDMENTTERAGRAQDKEDLMERLRDLGYM; from the coding sequence ATGTCAGACGAGTTCCCCGATTACCTCGACGTCGACTACACGGACGGCGAAGGCGAGACGCCCGAGGATTACCCGACGATCCAGGACAAGATCGAGAAGGCGATCGAGGTCACGAAGCGCGGCCTCGAAGAGTACCGCAACCCCGCGGTGATGTGGACCGGTGGGAAAGACTCGACGCTCACGCTGTACTTCATCAAGGAGGTCGCCGAGAAGTACGACCTGGAGACCCCGCCCGCGGTCTTCATCGACCACTACCAGCACTTCGACGAGATCCACGACTTCGTCGACCACTGGGCCGAGGAGTGGGATCTCGACGTCGTCTACGCCCGCAACGAGGACGTCGGCGCCTACGTCGACGAACACGACCTCGAACCCGGCGACGACATCCCCGTCTCGGAGCTCTCCGAGCACAATCAACACCACGTACGGAACCTCCTCGAATACGAGGAGGATACCTTCCCGTTCCTGCTGGACACCTACGTCGGCAACCACCTGCTGAAGACGGTCGCGCTGAACGACGTCCTCGAATCCGAGGACATCGACGGCGTCATCTCCGGCGTCCGCTGGGACGAACAGGAGGCCCGCGCCGACGAGACGTTCTTCTCGCCGCGGCACGACCCCGACATCTACCCGCCGCACGACCGCATCCAGCCCATCCTCCAGTTCGACGAGGCGTCGGTCTGGGAGGCCTTCTGGCACTTCGTGGTCCCGGACACCGTCGAGGACTACCCCGACGACGGCTACGTCCCGCAGGGCGCCGACGACCTGCCGAACGGGCTCGCGATGGACGACATCCCCGTCTCGCCGAAGTACTTCGCCGGCTTCCGCTCGCTCGGAAGCGAGGTCTCGACCGACAAGACCACAGAAGAGCCGGCGTGGCTGCAGGATATGGAGAACACGACCGAGCGCGCGGGCCGCGCCCAGGACAAGGAGGACCTGATGGAGCGCCTGCGCGACCTCGGCTACATGTAA
- a CDS encoding XdhC family protein: protein MTQRNWSVPETEVVQRIRDRLDAGGTDVLATIVDVDGNAYRRPGAKMLLDEGGAGVGSITAGCLEDELVKVGARVRERGRPELVTYDLMEDDDEDVWGLGVGCNGVIEVLLEPLSETYRPAVEAFSEGRDVGVLTVLDGGDSAFEQGDRAYYHPERDALRTPDGDDAADWPAGLAGPAGELAADGKADTVTVDHDGTEIEVFIDGLAAPADLVVFGTGHDVGPVTEFAAKNDFRVTVVGFRGAVDLDERFPAADRIVTTSPATVPDDLDLDDRTYAVVMTHNFVDDQLTVESLLDAGVPYVGLMGPRERFEEMREAFDETYTESQLASLYTPVGLDLGGGSPYQIAHSIVGEALAVSNGREPRHLKEREGPIHERVDVESDAPAQ, encoded by the coding sequence ATGACACAGCGAAACTGGAGCGTTCCCGAGACGGAGGTAGTACAGCGCATCCGCGACCGACTCGACGCCGGCGGCACCGACGTCCTGGCGACCATCGTCGACGTCGACGGCAACGCCTACCGGCGGCCCGGCGCGAAGATGCTCCTCGACGAGGGGGGCGCGGGCGTCGGCAGCATCACCGCCGGCTGTCTCGAAGACGAACTCGTGAAAGTCGGCGCCCGGGTCCGCGAGCGCGGTCGGCCCGAGCTCGTCACCTACGACCTGATGGAGGACGACGACGAGGACGTCTGGGGACTCGGCGTCGGCTGTAACGGCGTCATCGAGGTCCTCCTCGAACCCCTCTCGGAGACCTACCGCCCGGCCGTCGAGGCGTTCTCGGAGGGGAGAGACGTCGGCGTGCTCACCGTCCTCGACGGCGGCGACTCGGCGTTCGAGCAGGGCGACCGCGCGTACTACCACCCCGAGCGCGACGCCCTGCGGACGCCCGACGGCGACGACGCGGCGGACTGGCCGGCGGGGCTCGCGGGGCCGGCCGGCGAACTGGCCGCGGACGGAAAGGCCGACACCGTCACCGTCGATCACGACGGGACGGAAATCGAGGTCTTCATCGACGGGCTGGCCGCGCCGGCCGACCTGGTCGTGTTCGGGACCGGCCACGACGTCGGCCCCGTCACGGAGTTCGCCGCGAAGAACGACTTCCGGGTCACGGTCGTCGGCTTCCGCGGCGCGGTCGACCTCGACGAGCGCTTCCCCGCGGCGGACCGGATCGTCACCACCTCGCCCGCGACCGTCCCGGACGACCTCGACCTCGACGACCGGACCTACGCGGTCGTGATGACGCACAACTTCGTCGACGATCAACTCACGGTCGAGTCGTTGCTCGACGCCGGCGTGCCGTACGTCGGCCTGATGGGGCCGCGCGAGCGCTTCGAGGAGATGCGCGAGGCCTTCGACGAGACCTACACGGAGTCCCAACTGGCGTCGCTGTACACGCCGGTCGGACTCGACCTCGGCGGCGGGTCGCCCTACCAGATCGCCCACAGCATCGTGGGCGAGGCGCTGGCGGTCTCGAACGGGCGGGAGCCGCGGCACCTCAAAGAACGCGAGGGGCCGATCCACGAGCGCGTCGACGTCGAGTCCGACGCGCCCGCGCAGTAG
- a CDS encoding Rossmann-like domain-containing protein yields MSGILRAVVDRIREARDVGSTEIERITVGERVVLVEIRETNTGAVDAGLAHRPSEWVDGGAATAERDVEALLDGACDDATRAERALGIATANALSAPLVDWQTGDPMALLDADVERIATVGLFGPAFRKFDGVEVRVIEREPIDDVPDPDGIAVRTHTPAGADAALSDAAVVFVTGSALIYGGIDRYLAAAPAEATVIVIGATASFLPGPLFEAGVDVVAGASVTDRSRAREAVAAGACGTDLHDAGVEKVYVAGARPAGVALGERADGRGGERAQPETTESHDESTNP; encoded by the coding sequence ATGAGCGGGATCCTTCGGGCCGTGGTCGATCGAATCCGCGAGGCGCGGGACGTCGGGAGTACCGAAATCGAGCGGATCACGGTCGGCGAGCGGGTCGTCCTCGTCGAGATACGGGAGACGAACACGGGCGCGGTCGACGCCGGGCTGGCACACCGGCCGTCCGAGTGGGTCGACGGCGGGGCTGCGACCGCCGAACGCGACGTCGAAGCGCTGCTGGACGGGGCGTGCGACGACGCGACACGAGCCGAGCGGGCGCTCGGGATCGCGACCGCGAACGCGCTCTCGGCGCCGCTCGTCGACTGGCAGACGGGGGATCCGATGGCGCTGCTCGACGCCGACGTCGAGCGCATCGCGACGGTCGGACTGTTCGGCCCCGCGTTCCGGAAGTTCGACGGCGTCGAGGTCAGGGTGATCGAGCGCGAGCCGATCGACGACGTGCCCGACCCCGACGGCATCGCGGTGCGGACCCACACGCCCGCCGGGGCCGACGCGGCGCTCTCGGACGCGGCGGTCGTCTTCGTCACCGGATCGGCGCTCATCTACGGCGGCATCGACCGGTACCTCGCGGCGGCGCCCGCCGAGGCGACGGTGATCGTGATCGGGGCGACCGCGTCGTTCCTCCCCGGGCCGCTGTTCGAGGCGGGCGTCGACGTCGTCGCCGGCGCGTCGGTCACGGACCGCTCGCGGGCTCGCGAGGCTGTCGCGGCGGGGGCGTGCGGCACCGACCTCCACGACGCCGGCGTCGAGAAGGTGTACGTCGCCGGGGCACGCCCCGCGGGCGTCGCGCTCGGCGAACGGGCGGACGGGAGGGGCGGCGAGCGAGCACAGCCGGAGACGACCGAGAGCCACGACGAATCCACGAATCCATGA